One segment of Chroococcidiopsis sp. TS-821 DNA contains the following:
- a CDS encoding DUF2267 domain-containing protein, whose product MPIPIREDIVYIILNKINDSGQGMHEVKFEESDFFPGVQITRAELLGHLDYLNQMQYIKAEFSGNAYANQEDVPSVVDSKEVDFRVANTFGAEDGPLPHLITFESAELTDKGKRMLQKMKENPPKSLKEGVSVPIATKDMPFLEKVMIKGGLEDIFDTRDVVEVVYRVMRDLMPTDAIERVESELHEEALPTEDKALQMEIADLWKDTNPIVGFLSRVRPPFKKHGGPGLFNIDDDRFLFRVKNESPMAATGYDIDREQVVSAVFSATKDELSEERIKEIAEYLPGKVRQLWEEA is encoded by the coding sequence ATGCCAATTCCAATTAGAGAAGATATTGTCTACATCATCCTCAATAAAATTAACGATAGTGGTCAAGGAATGCACGAAGTTAAGTTTGAGGAAAGCGATTTCTTTCCAGGAGTACAAATAACAAGAGCTGAGCTATTAGGACATCTTGATTATCTCAATCAGATGCAATACATCAAAGCTGAATTTTCCGGCAATGCTTATGCTAATCAAGAAGATGTCCCCAGCGTTGTCGATTCTAAAGAAGTTGACTTTAGGGTTGCTAATACTTTTGGGGCAGAAGATGGTCCGCTTCCTCATTTAATTACTTTTGAATCAGCAGAGCTTACTGACAAAGGTAAGCGGATGTTGCAAAAAATGAAAGAAAATCCGCCCAAATCGCTTAAAGAAGGGGTATCAGTCCCCATTGCAACAAAAGATATGCCTTTCCTCGAAAAGGTGATGATTAAAGGTGGACTAGAAGATATCTTTGACACGAGAGATGTCGTAGAAGTTGTCTATCGTGTAATGCGTGACTTGATGCCAACGGATGCGATCGAGCGTGTAGAAAGCGAACTACACGAAGAAGCACTACCAACCGAAGATAAAGCTTTACAAATGGAAATTGCAGACCTTTGGAAAGATACCAATCCAATTGTTGGCTTTTTGAGTAGAGTTCGTCCACCTTTCAAAAAACATGGTGGTCCTGGATTATTTAATATTGATGACGATCGCTTTTTGTTCCGTGTCAAAAATGAATCGCCAATGGCCGCAACAGGTTACGATATAGACCGCGAACAAGTTGTTTCGGCTGTCTTTTCTGCAACCAAAGACGAATTGTCTGAAGAACGAATTAAAGAAATCGCTGAATATTTGCCTGGTAAAGTTCGTCAACTCTGGGAAGAAGCTTAA
- a CDS encoding glyoxalase-like domain protein — protein sequence MFLVSGIMSFLLSPLTVGAFFPGLDTLFSTQGIMVMLLAAYAGAMWLFLTSAPKVHTVMVSDMEIARQLYEGLLDLPAADVPLHYYYNYEQTIGAAGIDPLYMSASPGIGTTRTLNAPDGLWYQLKKNTQLHVVSGAGLGKKNQQRHVCFDRDCLEQILMRVEVRGLKHKILSQKPLNFLVKDLEGRVIELAEVSN from the coding sequence ATGTTTTTAGTTTCTGGTATTATGTCTTTTCTTCTTTCGCCTTTAACTGTAGGTGCTTTTTTTCCAGGACTCGACACCTTGTTTTCCACGCAAGGAATTATGGTTATGTTACTAGCCGCATATGCAGGCGCGATGTGGCTATTTCTGACAAGTGCGCCCAAAGTACATACTGTGATGGTGTCTGATATGGAAATTGCTCGACAGTTGTATGAAGGGCTACTCGACCTACCAGCTGCTGATGTGCCATTACACTACTATTACAATTACGAGCAAACTATCGGTGCAGCAGGAATTGACCCCTTATACATGTCTGCTAGTCCAGGAATTGGGACGACTCGCACCTTGAATGCTCCCGATGGGCTGTGGTATCAACTGAAGAAAAACACTCAGTTGCACGTAGTGTCTGGTGCGGGGCTGGGAAAAAAAAATCAGCAACGTCATGTTTGCTTTGACCGCGACTGTTTAGAACAAATCTTGATGCGGGTGGAAGTCCGTGGGTTAAAGCACAAAATTCTCAGTCAAAAGCCATTAAACTTCTTAGTCAAAGATTTAGAAGGACGCGTGATTGAGTTAGCTGAAGTTTCTAACTAA
- a CDS encoding GNAT family N-acetyltransferase, translated as MSDSRDQRIGTRMIEELKKCCMEDQVSRIWVGTSLDNEAAKRIFEVTGARKVGETYLEYIYYLDEGA; from the coding sequence CTGAGTGATAGCAGGGATCAAAGGATAGGGACTCGAATGATTGAAGAGCTTAAAAAGTGTTGTATGGAAGATCAGGTTAGCCGCATTTGGGTTGGAACATCTTTGGATAATGAAGCTGCAAAGAGGATTTTTGAGGTAACAGGTGCGCGGAAAGTCGGAGAGACATATCTTGAATACATCTACTATCTTGACGAGGGTGCCTAA
- the lysS gene encoding lysine--tRNA ligase codes for MSADQPSNPQSTSSLEEIRAARLEKVAQLKQLGMNPYAYRWEVTHHAAQLQEKFADLPSGEEVDVEVAIAGRILARRVFGKLAFFSLQDETGTIQLYLDKKRIQQGMASTDPDAFNHLKQLTDVGDILGAKGTIKKTEKGELSVNVSEYAILTKSLLPLPDKWHGLTDTEKRYRQRYVDLIVNPEVQQTFRRRAQITAGIRRYLESKGFIEIETPVLQPEAGGADARPFITYHNALDMELYLRIATELHLKRMIVGGFEKVFELGRIFRNEGVSTRHNPEFTSVEVYQAYGDYHDMMALTEDLIATVAQEVLGTLQITYQGEAIDLTPPWRRVTMHDLVKEVTGIDFATFSTLEEAKTAATSAGIDVKECDSIGKVLNEAFEQKVESQLVQPTYVLDYPIEISPLAKPHRSKPGLVERFELFVVGRETANGFSELTDPIDQRQRLEAQAARKAAGDLEAQGVDEDFITALEYGMPPTVGLGIGIDRLVMLLTDCASIRDAIAFPLLKSASSLIKKYNYDPARKLLQIEFKNGSIYNYHDVPADIAQGLEQETSQGQYFNEYIRGKFAYDQVRLKTE; via the coding sequence ATGTCTGCCGATCAGCCTTCCAATCCTCAAAGTACCTCAAGTTTAGAAGAAATCCGTGCTGCGCGTTTAGAAAAAGTTGCTCAACTCAAGCAACTAGGAATGAATCCTTATGCTTATCGCTGGGAAGTCACGCATCATGCTGCACAACTGCAAGAAAAATTTGCTGATTTACCTAGCGGGGAAGAAGTTGATGTAGAAGTTGCGATCGCCGGTCGCATTCTCGCGCGTCGCGTCTTTGGGAAACTTGCTTTTTTTAGCTTGCAAGATGAAACTGGCACAATTCAACTATATCTGGATAAAAAAAGAATCCAGCAAGGCATGGCAAGTACCGATCCTGATGCTTTTAATCACTTGAAGCAGCTAACGGATGTGGGAGACATTCTAGGAGCTAAAGGTACGATTAAGAAGACGGAAAAAGGTGAGTTATCTGTCAACGTCAGCGAATACGCAATTCTGACAAAGTCTTTATTACCCTTACCAGATAAATGGCACGGTCTTACGGATACGGAAAAGCGCTATCGTCAGCGGTATGTGGATTTAATTGTTAATCCAGAAGTTCAGCAAACATTTCGGCGGCGCGCGCAAATTACTGCAGGAATTCGTCGCTATCTAGAATCAAAAGGCTTCATTGAAATAGAAACTCCTGTCCTACAACCAGAGGCGGGTGGTGCGGATGCGCGTCCGTTTATCACCTACCACAATGCGCTGGACATGGAGTTGTATTTGCGAATTGCGACAGAACTACACCTCAAGCGAATGATCGTTGGTGGGTTTGAAAAAGTCTTTGAATTAGGGCGCATTTTTCGCAATGAAGGCGTCTCGACACGCCATAACCCAGAATTTACCTCGGTAGAAGTTTACCAAGCTTATGGTGACTACCATGATATGATGGCACTGACGGAGGATTTGATTGCGACCGTAGCGCAAGAGGTTTTGGGTACGCTGCAAATTACATATCAAGGTGAGGCGATTGATTTAACTCCTCCTTGGCGGCGCGTGACGATGCACGATTTAGTCAAGGAAGTAACAGGAATCGATTTCGCGACATTTTCTACGCTAGAAGAAGCAAAAACAGCAGCAACAAGCGCAGGAATTGATGTTAAAGAGTGTGATTCGATTGGCAAAGTTCTCAACGAAGCGTTTGAACAAAAAGTCGAATCGCAGCTGGTTCAACCAACATACGTTCTCGACTATCCTATAGAAATTTCACCTTTGGCAAAGCCGCATCGTTCTAAGCCTGGTTTGGTAGAGCGATTTGAATTGTTTGTTGTCGGTAGAGAAACCGCTAACGGTTTTTCAGAGTTAACCGACCCGATCGACCAACGTCAGCGCCTCGAAGCCCAAGCAGCGCGCAAAGCAGCTGGAGATCTAGAAGCACAGGGCGTCGATGAAGATTTTATCACCGCTTTAGAATACGGAATGCCGCCCACTGTGGGTTTAGGTATCGGAATTGACCGCTTGGTGATGCTGTTGACAGATTGTGCGAGTATTCGCGATGCGATCGCTTTTCCGCTGCTCAAATCGGCTAGCAGCTTGATCAAAAAATACAATTACGATCCCGCTCGGAAACTTCTCCAAATTGAATTCAAAAACGGCAGCATTTACAACTACCACGACGTTCCTGCTGATATTGCCCAAGGGTTAGAGCAGGAAACTTCTCAAGGTCAATACTTTAACGAATACATTCGCGGTAAATTTGCCTACGACCAAGTAAGGTTGAAAACTGAGTGA
- a CDS encoding DUF1772 domain-containing protein, with protein sequence MATIYHLPFVLKLVTALGCGLVAGVFFAFSTFVMNALARLQPQQGIIAMQSINITAINPFFMTALFGTAAACLLLAIASLSKGYQPSDIYLLIGACSYLVGTVLVTIAFNVPLNEALATVKPDSTESANLWASYLTNWTFWNHIRTVAALVAAAAFTLALSS encoded by the coding sequence ATGGCAACGATCTATCACTTACCTTTTGTACTGAAGCTTGTGACGGCATTGGGCTGCGGGCTAGTCGCTGGAGTTTTCTTCGCCTTCTCTACCTTCGTGATGAATGCACTTGCCCGACTTCAACCGCAACAGGGGATTATCGCCATGCAATCGATTAATATCACGGCAATCAATCCATTCTTTATGACAGCCTTGTTTGGTACAGCCGCAGCTTGCCTTCTTCTTGCTATTGCTTCGCTGTCAAAAGGGTATCAACCTAGTGATATCTACTTACTCATTGGCGCTTGCTCTTATCTTGTTGGTACAGTACTAGTTACAATAGCGTTTAATGTGCCACTCAACGAAGCGCTAGCGACCGTTAAGCCTGACAGCACTGAGAGTGCAAACTTGTGGGCTAGCTACCTAACCAATTGGACGTTTTGGAACCATATTCGCACAGTCGCAGCCCTGGTGGCAGCAGCAGCGTTTACCCTCGCGCTCAGTAGTTGA
- a CDS encoding cell wall metabolism sensor histidine kinase WalK yields MFQATRRRLALWYTSVTAVLLLLFASGVYLYVRSTLIERIDDTLNHVVEVVERSLVIESATTNSEQFRINIEATFRDNADAVDDDHIDLEWFSPTGELLWSTLSEPLGLPVHPNRTGETVRVIRDSDAINGQDYTPLLLRQVTERVEMGRQVLGYLRVSHPWFEVTKPIRQLIFDLSLGTGLMVFSVALCGWFLSGKAMEPVRESYQRLKQFTADASHELRSPIALIQTNVQVALTDPELAETSGASAKYYQQLTVIERLTQRLGRLVDDLLFLARQDSGIVQPCFAACPLDALLMEVVEEQMLPATEKNITLSLHLIEPPETHNPQLSDDWFTLQGDWNQLVRLFTNLIVNAVHYTPPGGKVDVELERVAAPHTSRTALLQVKVSDTGIGIPESALPRLFDRFYRVDPARTHAASTLVATPTGSGLGLAIAAAIVENHHGQIQVESTLHKGTTFTVTLPTSSEF; encoded by the coding sequence ATGTTTCAAGCTACTCGTCGCCGTTTGGCTTTGTGGTATACGTCTGTAACTGCGGTGTTATTGCTGCTGTTTGCTAGTGGAGTTTACTTATATGTTCGCAGTACATTAATCGAGCGCATTGACGATACACTCAATCACGTTGTTGAAGTTGTTGAGCGATCGCTTGTCATTGAATCCGCTACAACCAATAGCGAGCAATTCCGCATCAACATCGAAGCAACTTTTCGCGATAATGCAGACGCAGTTGATGACGACCATATCGATTTAGAGTGGTTTAGTCCTACTGGTGAACTTTTGTGGTCAACTTTATCTGAACCTTTAGGGCTTCCAGTGCATCCAAATCGAACTGGTGAAACAGTGAGAGTCATTCGCGATTCAGATGCAATCAATGGACAAGATTACACGCCACTATTACTCCGACAAGTTACCGAAAGAGTTGAAATGGGGCGACAAGTGCTAGGGTATTTGCGCGTGAGTCACCCGTGGTTTGAAGTCACAAAACCGATTCGCCAGTTAATTTTTGATTTAAGTCTTGGTACAGGATTAATGGTATTTTCCGTTGCATTGTGTGGGTGGTTTCTTTCCGGAAAAGCAATGGAACCGGTGCGCGAATCGTACCAACGCCTCAAACAGTTTACTGCGGATGCTTCTCACGAACTCAGAAGTCCAATCGCTTTGATTCAAACGAACGTTCAAGTCGCCTTAACAGATCCCGAACTTGCAGAAACATCGGGTGCTAGTGCTAAATACTACCAACAGTTAACCGTCATCGAACGGTTAACTCAGCGATTAGGGCGCTTAGTAGATGATTTACTCTTTCTTGCACGCCAAGATAGTGGCATTGTACAACCTTGTTTTGCTGCGTGTCCTTTGGACGCTTTACTGATGGAAGTCGTAGAAGAACAAATGTTACCAGCAACTGAAAAAAATATTACATTATCGCTGCACCTCATCGAGCCTCCAGAGACGCACAATCCACAGCTCAGCGACGATTGGTTTACCCTCCAAGGCGATTGGAATCAGCTAGTTCGTTTATTCACCAACTTAATCGTCAACGCAGTCCACTATACCCCACCTGGCGGTAAAGTAGATGTCGAGTTAGAAAGAGTCGCCGCGCCGCACACTTCACGTACTGCTTTACTACAAGTCAAAGTCAGCGATACAGGTATTGGAATTCCTGAGTCTGCCTTACCGCGCTTGTTTGACCGTTTTTATCGCGTAGATCCTGCCCGCACGCACGCGGCGTCAACTTTAGTCGCTACGCCAACAGGTTCAGGCTTAGGTTTGGCGATCGCCGCCGCAATTGTCGAAAATCACCACGGTCAAATTCAAGTCGAAAGTACTCTTCACAAAGGAACTACTTTTACGGTTACTTTACCTACGAGTTCTGAGTTCTAA
- a CDS encoding FMN-dependent NADH-azoreductase — translation MARILHLDSSPRGERSHSRQITKEFIAARIQAHPSDVVTYRDIGRYPIPHVDESWIAAAYTPPEQRTPELCAVISLSDRLIDEFLAAARYVIGIPMCNFSVPSTFKAYIDQIVRVGRTFAFDPENATNPYKPLVLGKKMLIVTARGGSGFEPGGRNEKLNHQDPYLKTVFGFIGITDITFIHIENDEFGGTSLARSLAAARIQVQLLASDDLSRNAG, via the coding sequence ATGGCTCGCATTCTACACCTTGATTCTAGTCCTAGAGGAGAAAGATCGCACTCCCGCCAGATAACAAAAGAATTTATTGCAGCAAGGATACAAGCGCATCCATCTGATGTTGTCACCTATCGAGATATCGGTCGCTATCCTATTCCCCATGTCGATGAATCATGGATTGCAGCAGCTTATACACCACCAGAACAACGCACGCCCGAACTATGCGCGGTAATTTCTCTCAGCGATCGCCTGATTGATGAATTCTTAGCAGCCGCTCGCTACGTTATCGGCATACCCATGTGCAACTTCAGCGTTCCCAGTACTTTTAAAGCATATATTGACCAGATTGTGCGCGTGGGGCGAACCTTTGCATTTGACCCAGAAAATGCGACCAACCCTTATAAACCACTCGTTTTAGGTAAGAAGATGTTGATTGTCACCGCGCGGGGTGGTTCTGGCTTTGAACCTGGTGGACGTAACGAGAAGCTGAATCATCAAGATCCTTATTTAAAAACAGTCTTTGGGTTTATTGGTATCACTGATATTACGTTCATCCATATTGAAAATGATGAGTTTGGCGGTACAAGTTTAGCGCGATCGCTCGCGGCTGCGCGTATCCAAGTTCAACTTCTGGCAAGCGACGATCTAAGCCGTAACGCTGGTTAG